From the genome of Nicotiana sylvestris chromosome 1, ASM39365v2, whole genome shotgun sequence:
GAGGATTTGGGGAGGGTTTTGTTTCTCTTTCTCTTGTGTTTGGAATCGGGGCATGGGAATTGGGAGTGGGGCGTGGGATTGGGGGATTAAAGGAGGGGTTTATTACaactaacaaaaaaaataaaattacaacaaCTCAGAAAATATAACACAAAAAAAATCGTCGGAACTAACGCGTCTAGGAGCGCGATAGCGCTAGTAGCGCATCCAGGAGCACGTTCACGAGCACAGGCCAGGCAGAATGTTTGCCTATTAGCGCGGGCCGGGTAGAATGTTTGCCCAAATAGCACAGCCTATAGCGCGGGCGCGCTCTTGGGAGGAATTTTTTTTACATTTTCCACTTGTTGTTACCACTTTCGATGGCTTTATCACCCGCCCATTGTCACCTGCATTGGTTAGCACTTCCTAAAACTCACAATTAACAACTACTACtatcgttgggttgcctcccaaccagcgccttagttaatatcgtggcacgacgcagacaaacgcatttaaggctcgctcgacctctgaggttccATTAGGTGGACCTctgacacttcctttggttccTTCATGCCTATGTATAACTTTaatctctgcccattgactctaaatgtgtgaGAGTCTTTCTCTTAGGCGATCTCTACAGCTCCTGAAGGGAATACTTCAACCAATCGAAATGGCCCAGACCATCGTGATTTATGCTTACCCGGGAATAGCCGTAATCTTGAATTATAGAGCAGTACCATGTCCTCGGGTTCGAAATATAgctcaacaatgttctggtcGTGAAACCACTTCATTCTTTacttgtacaaccttgtgctttcaaaagcaagatgtcgaaactcgtcgagctcatgcaattcagtgATCCTCGTTGTGCCTGCAGCTTCAATGTCAAGGTTCAGttgtttcagtgcccaccaagctttatgttcaagttccactggcaagGGGCAGGCCTTCCAAACACCAATTTATATGgcgacataccaattggtgttttaaaaGCGGTTCTATACGCCcaaagtgcatcatctagctttttcgcccaatcagttcttgtggcattcacagtcttggttagcacactcttgatctctctgttggacacttcaacctgccCACTAGTTTGGGGATGATATGGGATagtcaccttgtggcgtacatcatcCTTTGCGAGCAACTTCTCGAAAGCTCTATTACAGAAGTGTGTGCCTCCGTCAGTAATGATCGCTCTTGGTGTTCCAaagcgggtgaatatgttctttttCAAAAATCCCACCACCACTCTTCCATCATTAGTGGGAAACACttcagcttctacccatttggacacgtaatccacagcaacaagtatgtacttattgccaaaggagctgacgAAAGGACCTATGAAGTCAATCCCCTagacatcaaacacttccacctcttgaatcgggttcatgggcatctcatggttACGGAAAATGTTCCCGGTCCATtgacattcattgcagcccttcacccattggtgcACATCTTTAAACACTGTTGACTAAAAAGATCCGGCCTCTAGAACTTTCGCAGCTGTCCTGACCCTTCCAAAATGTCCTTCATATACCGATGCATGACAAacctgcaaaacagaagattgttctatctcggggacacacctccggatcatattgtcaacacatattctAAACAGATAGGGCTCATCCTAATAATACATGCGACTGTCACgataaaaaaatttcttttgtacagatgaaaggtcatagggaGCTATACCGCTGACCAGGTAATTTACATAATCTGCATACCATAGAACTTCCTCAAGACTAGTAGCGAGCAACTGCTCATCTGGAAAGATTTCCAGAATATCTTCAACCTCGATTGAGTTTTCAGCTCCTTCAAGTTGCAatagatgatcagcgacttgattTTCTGTGCCCTTACAGTCACGAATTTCGAGGTTGAATTCTTGCAATAACAGCACCCAATGAATCAGGTACGGCTTAGACtccttctcaatcaagtacctgagagctgcatgatcagtgtatacaattaccttagagccaatcaggtatgatctgaacttgtcgaaagcaaacaccacagccaacatctccttctcagtCATAGTGTAGTTCAGCTGGGATCCACTCAGCATTCTACTACcatagtagattggatgcatcAACTTGTCTTTCCACTTtcccagcactgcccccactgcgtagtcactggcatcacacatgagttcgaatggctGATCCCAGTCGAGGGCAACAATGATAGGTGTTGTGACCAACCTCTTTTTCAGCTCCtcaaatgctaccctgcaattatcagaaaatgagaaagggtgatctttttctaataacttacagagagggttggcaatttttgagaagtctcttatgaatctccggtagaaaccggcatgcctAAGGAAGCTCTTGATTGCCTTGATTGAAGTTGGAGGGGGCAGCTTTGCGATCACATCCACTTTAGCATGAtccacctcaattcctttgcttgacactcggtgccccaagactatgccctcttgtaccatgaaatggcacttctcccaattaagaaccaggttagtctcaatacacATTTTCAGCACACGAGTAAGATTtatcaagcactcatcaaatgagttACCCACTAtatcaggcactcatcaaatgagttACCCACTAcggagaagtcatccatgaacacctccattatgtcctttaccatgtcagtgaatatggccatcatgcacctttggaatgtggcgggtgcattgcatagcccaaagggcatcctcctaaaggcataaatgccatacgGGCACATGAAGGAAGTCTTCTCCTTGTTctctggtgcaatggagatctgattgtaccctgagtacccatccaggaAACAGAAatgtgacctccctgccaatctgtctAACATCTGATAAATGAAGGGAAGTGAGAAATGGTCTTTCCGAGTGTCTAGATTTAACTTTCTATAATCCATGTAAATTCTCTAGCCCGTGACGGTTCTCGTAGAGAGCAGttcattgttattatttttaactACCGTCATGCCATCCTTTTTAGGTACACATTGAATCGGGATAACCCAACTGCTGTCAGATattgggaaaatgattcccgcatctaaccactttatcacttctttcttcactacttccttcatgttggggttcaaccttctttggtgttccctggaaggtttgtgtccctcttctAGGAGAATTTTGTGTATACAGTAGACTGGGCTGAtcccctttatgtctgccatggtccacccagtGGCAGTCTTACACTCCTTCAGTACCTGTAAGAGTTGTtatgcctgcacatctaacaaactagatgagataataacaggtaatgtggagtcaggTCCAAGGAACTCGTACCTGATATGGGCAggcagtggcttcaactccagctttggtggttcttcgatggatggcttggctggaggagtttctctattttccaagtgcaagggctcaaattcaagagttccatcccagaaccctctacccTCTAATGCCATCACCCATTCTGCCAGTTCTTCTCCACTtacctcatctaaattcatcagacatacagcaagagggtcctcaatagtcagcatctcatcatcagtctctacaattacatccacgacatcaataagagagcaattggcgaattcacttggttgcctcatagatttctgcacatttaATGTTATCTCTTCGtcgttcaatctcatcttgagctccacagtctcacaatcaatgagagctctcctaGTGTCCAAGAAcgtccttcccaaaattatgggaatctcttcatctaccttgcagtctaagatcacaaaatctgcagggaacacaaatttccctacccgaatcaacacatcatccagGATACCTGAGGGTTGCTTTATAGTCCtatcagccagctgcaacaacatataGGTAGGTCTAGCTCTTTCAATGCCCAACCTCTTATAaatcgccaggggcataagattaatgTTGGCCCCTAGATCACACAGTGCCTTAGCAAAAGCAAAACTACCAATAGTGCATGAAATTGTAAAGCTCCCTGGGTCAGACAGCTTTTCCacaattggtctagtcaccatTGCACTACAGGTCTAAGTAAGACtaactgtggccaagtcttggaaatcaaattTTCGAGACattaagtccttcatcatttttgcatacctagacatctctttcaaagcatcaattaatggaatatttacctggatttgtttcagcatctccaagaaCTTCTTGTATTGCTCCTCCTTTTGGTACTTAGCCAGCCTCTGAGGGAAGGGTGCAgaaggtctcttcttcccaatccttTGGGATTGATTTTTATCAGCTGCCACCTCAACTACTGGTTCCTGGGttgtctcagcttctttctcggTCTCAATCTGAATGTTATtttcttcctgggcaggctgGACTGTCACTTCTGTCAGTTTCGTTGACTCATCCAACTCAATGAGCACTGGTATGAGTGTCTCCGCTTGTCTAGTTTCTCGATCCCTCTCTTGCTCTACATCCAAAtctctgccattacgtagactcaccgccatcagctgcttcgAGCTTTGATTTTTTGGATTTATCTGGGTGTCTGCAGGTagtgtcccatgaggacgattgttcagaTACATCAAAATTTGGCCCATCTGCATTTCAATATTCTTGATCGCTgaatcatgtgcatctactctctcactaatctttgcattagacccaataacctacacatcattgcttcaagtctagcaaacccatcttcctgccttccatcatgctgctgctgattttgattattatatccttgtggccttgggtaaggtgccatattgttagggggtctcatacctcccatgttcccATTGTTGAATTGTGGTTGGGCTGGCCTGTACTACTGATTCTgctggccccaattctgaccacccagtatctggcctccataattcgacacatagttcatgtcttcagggtagtgatgatgatcatGTTTTGCATTCCACTGGTTACGAATTGGATGACTAATGTACGATGTGCACAaacccccattggtagtatctacaatgtgcacttgctgcttctgccctgactcttccacctttttggtgagtatgctcatccgtgtcaataaggtggccatattttcagccatagagttGGATAGATCTAAGGGCCCTGAGTgcaccactggagtgataggtgcattcctggttatCCATCCTGAattctgtgccatcttgtcaagcagaccctggccttctctccatgttttgctaaAAAATGCTCTGCCAGttgaagcatcaacaatgttcttcaaactatctgacaatcccatgtaaaaccgctGCCCCAACATCAGATATGAAATACCATGGTGCGGACATATAACCAGCATCCCCTTGAATCGTTCCTATGTTTCATGCAGTGTTTCCATTGGTctctgtttaaaactcaaaatttcatcaatttgttgagcggTTTTGTTGGGTGCGTGGAACTTATTCacgaattgcttgactaactcctcccaagttgttatggaatttatggggagtgagtttagccaggtctgggcagctcctgtcactaagaatggaaacaataggagcttgattgcttccggagttacgttgggctgcctttgggttttgcagattgacaggaaattcttcaagtgatgttgaggatcttcgacttgtgatcccgaaaatagtcccttgttctgcaacaagtgcagcatgttatTCATTATTTGGAATGATTCAGCCTGTATCTGCGGGACTAAAATCgaggtggccatattttcagttgtgggttgtgcccagtcatagagagctgcctctggcacaagaggtgccacttgCGCTATTGGTATAGCTGGGTTATCTTTGTGATCTCCCATTTCTGTCTCGAAGTGTtcacttgtttgttgttgtttgtttttccggttggcccagttcaaggccttgaaaactttctcgagatctgataatgcttcaaatacttcaccagttctcgatgagtttctaggcatgcacctgtgcaaccaagtcaacaaacgttaaaacTTCAATGTAAagattgggtatagagaaaattgactacactaagatttttttttttacttctttcaattgtaattgataacaccgttaaattccccgacaacgacgccaaaatttgatcacacccaactatgccttatataAAGGACACGCAGACGTTGCAaatgcccagagtcgaatccacaaggaactaacctatcaattacttatcgttagacttactaaattccACGGAATCAACTTCTTAAACATTGTAAATAACAATTGAGGGTATTTCTACTAACTACGAATGAATGTAAATAAGCAACTGAAAAATAACTATAATTGAGTTGTAAACTATTAAGAGAATGTTCTAAGGCTATGATTTCCCATATTGATGGACTCCCTTCCGGTTATGCTTCACATAGATTCACTAAATCATCTCTATCAATCCTGAGCACTCttactaccgtaaatctctcccgagtaatcacgataatctAATAGACGCACTCTCAAGAGTTACGCTAGCTGGTttatttattacagctcactttagattacACCCAAGgctttgttatccctaatccaaCCTTTAAACCCGCAATTATTGATCTCTCATATATTTTGGgcgtggtgttgttcaacaattacctaaatatgcactctctcccgagttatgtaCATTAAATAGGcatagctaattgaggatcctgtcaattaactacaacaagcacgtagttgaacaaatagaaatTAAAATGGCAAATTATATTAACATAATCAaaaagttcatccttcaataggtttcatcaaaccttagactaaatatttagctattCATACTAGTGTTCAACACAACAATAATCAAATTCATCACAAATtataaaacaaaaggaagaaaggaagaacttGATGTTGAAttctcctccttgcctcttgcctcccCTTTTCTTGCACTAATCTATGAAAAGCTGCATAGCCCCTCCTTGGGCGAGCTTGAACTTTTATAGTTTAAGTGAATTTTCCCCagacttccaagtttacccctgaaaATTAATATTCCGAAACTgggctagcgcggccgcgctagtggCGCGCTAATGGCCGCGCTAATGCCCTATCATTCTGCCTCGACCATCTGGTCTAGTGTCGCGCTAGTGGACGTGCTAATGGTCGCGCTAGTCCAAACCTTCATTTTAACTATTCTTTTTCTCGTCTTCTTGCGTACTCAGCTCCTAAGGGTTTTTTTCTTGCTTCAATGTAGCTCCAATCACAGCTTTAAGGCCTCATACAAGCTCCTCACTCCTGCAACATGTGACATTCACAATTAGAgcccatttttcatcatttaactATATTATAACATTGAAACATAATTAAGTTGGGGCATAAACAATCgccaaattacataaatctagcctattatcagaGGTAAATTCAACAAAGAAAGATATAACATGTTataactgttgatacccaatttttccctataatattttaaagtgtatatataccttcaaaactatgcattagcatcaatggatatttttctataatttttatatGTTTAAATTAATTTACtctagtattttatttatataaataattacaaaattgaatcacaaatgattttaaaatatttcttgatttaatattactatttatggtcctattaagtccaaattatttcacaaatagccAAATTGGCACCTTTTGGGTATAATTGCAATAACTCTGCAATTTTAGCCCATGCATgcaatttttgggttattttacCAGAAATTAGTCCATTATATttcaaaatactaaaaattattttttaaacatTTCTacgcatgaaaattatttttataattagttaattattttacaaattaatttTATTCAATTGTTTTGGATATTTAATAAATAGcccttttattttcaattttagcctaaaaaaCCAGCCCAACACCTCTTTATAAATTATCCCAAAACCTTAGGCCCAAATCATTTACCTACCCGACCCAATGCTTAgccaatcctggtcgttgatcattttttatcaacAGACGAGGATTTTCCTACCATAATTAAACtaaccaacccccccccccacacacacacccTAATCACTTACCCCCTTCCCTTCGCCGTCACTCTTCCCCTtctctctcaaacgctctctagCAGAGCCCTAATTTCCCCGCTGTCACAGGCTTATACTGTTATTCCATGGTGTTTCTTCTTCACCTCAGGCCTCTACCGGCCTCCTATTTGCTATGGCTTATTCGTCTCCTAGATCCTTGAGGAGATTTCAAGGGACCTAGGCACGTCTGTTGTGCACCTTTGTATTTCTTGCCTGTTTCAGGCTATTTGCTCGACCTTGAGTAAGAATTTTTGTTACGAATCCGTGATTTTCTAAACCTATGTTCTCGTCTCTGTTGTACtttcgaaaaccctaatttttatctCCGATCTTCTCAGATCTATATAGATCTGAGACGAATCGAACATATCTTACATGttttctttaaaagttttctggtTTTCAACTGATTTTCCATTTTTCCTAAACCAGGGTTTATCCTAAGTCGTCTTCTCAAAAGGTTTTCTTATTATTGAATGCTTAACTATTtgttcttaagtgttcttgaCTGATTTATGCTAAAGTTGCATAAACCCTAGTTGATTTATGCTAAAACTCTAACTGTCTGATGTTTTGCTTCGATTCTGATCTTTTCAAAGTTACTAGTCGTATTGGTTCATTTTGTATTCTGATTTACACGCTTTTCTTAGTAAAAATTTCTTGCTTTGTAATTTTTATCCTAATTAATCTTTATTAGggttttttgaattatttttcgtCTAATTTCTCTGTGTTCCTAAAGTTTTACCCAGCGTATTTTATTTATGAAAATTGATATATTCTTTCCAGAATTGTTGAATGACTTGCTCTGTTAAAAAATTCATGTGCATGATTCTTGATTATTTCCTTGTTTACGACTTTAATTggttttcttgccttatttaatTGCATGTAGTATCTACTGATTCCTTGCAcggttatttccttaattagattcCTAATTATTCACTCTTTGCCTAAGTCTGATTTGAATTTCTTTCTTTAAATATTTCATATCCTTACCGTTGgttaattacccttaattaagggaagactaTGCTGATTTTTTGTGCAATTGATTCTGCAATCTTCCTTTGATTAACTGAAGTTGGTACGGTTACCTTATTTGCCAtactcttgaactactatataaactcctCTGTTTTAGTTCTTAACACACGAACAtcagttcaaaaacacacacttacactcaaaactcttttttcttctctactacttgtgataATCACTGATCTAGCCGACtataagccaaggctagatattgaaCTGCACCTGCTTTACATTCTGTGCTCTCTTCCTTGGCTGGTATGTCTTAGTTAAATTTTGAAACCTAAACTCTATGTGTTTCATTACAATACTAGCTCATTAGTTATGAATTTAATTCGTGTTTCTGTTTACTCCCTTGCTTAGTATGTCTAATCCTGCTTTGTTCAATATGTAATTAGCATGTACAAACTATAGTTGTCCATTTGATATTTGTCCAGCATGTCTATTCGCCCTTGTCTATTCTCCTTCACTAAGGAAATCATGTTAGTTACCTAATATTTTAAGGCATTCGACTGACTCTAGTTGTGTGTCTGATTTTGTCTAGTGCTTCTTTGCTTTCAACATGGCTCCATTACCTACCATCATGACTAACCTATTAATTCTATAAGCTCCTAAGTGTTCTATGCATTTTGTTGTCTATATGCCTCCCAAAGCCCTGTCATGTGTTCTCTTAATGTGaattctatgtgtccccaatcCCTTTATCCATGTATGAGATCTGTTTATTAAGTATTTATGAATCTGGGTGTtttatgaccaattgattgtttgctattttcaaaagtgttttggtactcttctcaaactATTTTTCACTACCAAACTAGTTTCTGTTTTAGAAAGCCTTTTTCACTCCTAGAGTCGTCTCTACACTGTTTTCACCGAatctttcaaactatgtcaaacactctcactTTACTTTTAaatcattaggttctgcccctttagtgtgtgtactgccttggaaTTCCTGAGATTCCTTTGAACTCTGGCACAAcggggctggcctttccacactgcacataaccagTCCCTATTGTGAGaaggtcttggtgtgagcactgcccgggatccttgaggtccttagggaactctgacacacctggacatTCATTGGCTATGAGGTTCTCGGCATTTGAGACTACCATTGAAGGCCTGGTACTCCCAGTATTATTTTGGGCCTGCAACAGGCTCCCGATAGTCTAATTTatatttcatttatgtaatttatgcaatcctggtctgtaataattcttTGTATACATATATTGGGGCAAATAGTGAAAAGAGAGGGTAGATATATGATTATGTGGGATAAAactgggtagaaatcatgttttcTAGTCTTTGCTATACGATGACTTGTTGTAGAAATCATGTTTCTAGGTTGTGCTACATGTTGACCTGctgtagaaatcatgtttagatcTGTGTGATGCactagataccatgcttaggattgATATGGTTGTTTGCATTAAATCATGCTAAATCTGTGCATTAGATATCCTATTTTTTTAGCACTCACGTTTACTACTTTGAATACTAGAAACATGAGGTAGACCATAACTCTATTTCTGATTTTGTATAATTCACGATCACTTAGAAATCGTGTCACTAGATTATTAAAACTACTTAATAAACAACCTTCTCCATGTGCATTAGTGATCTTGTTGTAGGACTATACGTGCATTTGCTTTATGTCGCTCAAATAAAACGGGTTAAAATAGTTTCACACATAGGTATCATGTTACAGCAGCAATCTGTATAAAATCACTTGTTCACTTAAatcaacatgcctataggttgaaACAACTTCAAATTGTTTAAACGTCCCTATA
Proteins encoded in this window:
- the LOC138872631 gene encoding uncharacterized protein, with product MVTRPIVEKLSDPGSFTISCTIGSFAFAKALCDLGANINLMPLAIYKRLGIERARPTYMLLQLADRTIKQPSGILDDVLIRVGKFVFPADFVILDCKVDEEIPIILGRTFLDTRRALIDCETVELKMRLNDEEITLNVQKSMRQPSEFANCSLIDVVDVIVETDDEMLTIEDPLAVCLMNLDEVSGEELAEWVMALEGRGFWDGTLEFEPLHLENRETPPAKPSIEEPPKLELKPLPAHIRYEFLGPDSTLPVIISSSLLDVQA